GAATGCAAGTGAGCTTAGAGAAAAATCTGTTGATGAGCTAAATGTCGAGCTTCAGAATCTTTTGCGCGAGCAGTTCAATTTGCGGATGCAAAAAGGAACTGGAGAGCTTGCAAAGCCAAGTTTGGTTGCTGAAGTCCGTAAGAACATTGCACGCGTTAAGACGGTTCTGAATCAAAAGACGCAGGAGTCCTAAAATGACTGAGCAGGCAAAATCTACACGCACCCAGACTGGGTGTGTTATCAGTAGCAAGATGGATAAGAGTGTCACGGTCATGATTGAGCGTAAGGTTCGTCATCCAGTTTATGGTAAGTACGTTAAGCGCTCCACAAAGCTTCACGTGCATGACGAGCAAAATGTTTGTAATGATGGCGATACCGTTACCATTAGTGAGTGCCGTCCTTTGTCTAAGACCAAGTCTTGGACGCTGGTTGAGGTTGTCTCAAAAGCAAAATAATATGCCGTCCACTGCGGTGGGTGTTGCGTAAATGACTAAAAGCCCGAGTTGGCTTTCTTTTCGACTTGGGTTTTTTTTGTATTAGTGCTATTATGCGCGCCCTGAGTGTGGGGAGAAGTGGTGTGATAGAAAAACTGGAGAAAAGCCAATGATTCAGATGCAATCGCTCCTTGATGTGGCCGATAATAGCGGCGCAAGAAAGTTGATGTGTATCAAGGTCCTAGGTGGGTCGCACCGTCGTTATGCAGGTGTTGGTGATGTCATCAAGGTGAGCATTAAAGAGGCTATTCCCCGTGGTAAAGTTAAGAAGGGTGATGTCTATAGTGCTGTCGTAGTGCGTACGCGTAAAGGCGTGCGGCGCTCCGATGGCTCACTGATTCGCTTTGATGGGAATGCAGCCGTTCTGTTGAATAGCAAGCTAGAGCCAATCGGTACGCGTATTTTTGGCCCTGTTACCAGGGAGTTACGTGGTGATCGTTTCATGAAGATTGTTTCGCTTGCACCAGAAGTGCTCTGATTTAAAGAGATAATAATTATGCGTAAGATCAGAAAAGGTGATGAGGTAGTTGTTCTCACAGGTAAGGACAAAGGTAAGCGTGGTGCGGTCAGTATTGTGCATGCCAATGGTCGCTTAGTTGTTGAGGGCGTGAGTGTTGTTAAGAAGCATGTGAAGCCAAACCCAATGCGTGGTGTTGCTGGCGGGATCGTTGAACAAGAGGCGTCTATTGATGGCTCTAATGTGGCGATTTTTAATGCGGTAACTGGTAAGGCGGACCGAGTCGGCTTCCGCGTGCTAGAAGATGGTAAGAAGGTACGCTTCTTTAAATCTAACAACGAATTAATTGATGCTTGATTAGGTAGTGAATTATGGCTAGGTTGCAGGAATTTTATCGCGACACTGTTGTTCAGAAGCTTATGGACCAGTTTGGCTACAAGAGTGTGATGGAAGTGCCGCGTATTACTAAGGTTACCCTTAACATGGGTCTTGGTGAGGCGTTGGTGAATAAAAAAGTGCTTGAGAGTGCGCTGGGTGATATGACTAAGATTGCGGGTCAGAAGCCTATAGTCCGTAATGCTCGGAAGTCAGTGGCTGGTTTTAAAGTGCGTGAAGGCTGGCCGATTGGCTGCAAAGTAACGCTGCGCAGTTATCGTATGTACGAGTTCATGGATCGTTTGATCAATGTCTCATTGCCGCGAGTTCGTGATTTTCGTGGTATGAATGTGAAGTCATTCGATGGCCGCGGAAACTATAGCATGGGCATAAATGAGCAGATCATTTTCCCTGAAATTGACTATGACAAAATCGATGCTTTACGCGGAATGGATATCACGGTTACAACGACGGCTAAAACTGACGAAGAAGGACGCGCACTACTCGCGGCGTTCAGCTTCCCATTTAAAAGCTAGGGGTTTATCGAATGGCTAAGGTTTCAATGATTAATCGCGAAAGCAAGCGTACCAAGCTTGTTGCGAAGTATGCCACAAAGCGTGCTGAACTGAAAAAGCGCTCCGTAGATTTGGAATTATCTCCTGAGGAGCGCCGCGATGCTATGCAGGCTTTGCATGCACTCCCACGTGACGCAAGCCCGGTTCGCCAGCGTAGTCGCTGTCAAATTACAGGCCGTCCGCATGGTGTGTATCGTAAATTTGGTCTCGCTCGTAACAAGCTGCGTGAGGCGGCAATGCGTGGCGACATACCTGGTTTAGTTAAGTCTAGCTGGTAGGCTGGATACTGATTAACGTTAGGAGAAATTATCATGAGTATGCAAGATCCAATCGCGGATATGCTGACTCGCATCCGCAATGCGCTGGGTGCAAATAAAGCAACTGTTTCAATGCCGTATTCAGGCAAAAAAATGGCAATAGCTGTCGTTCTGAAAGATGAGGGTTATATTTCAAATGCCTCTCTTGAGGGTGAGGGAGCTAAAGCCGAGTTGGTTATTGAGCTTAAATACCACTCAGGCAAGCCGGTCATTGACCAGATCAAGCGCGTAAGCCGCCCAGGTTTGCGTATTTACAGAGGTAAAGACGAACTCCCTAAGGTCATGGCTGGTCTTGGTGTAAGCATCATCTCAACATCTGCAGGTGTTATGTCCGATCGGGCGGCACGCAAAGCAGGTTGTGGTGGTGAAGTTCTTTGCTTTGTAGCGTAAGGGGTAAGTATGTCACGTATAGCAAATAATCCTGTAGTGATCCCTGCGGCTGTAGAAGTCTCGCTCAAGGGAAGTCAGGTTTCCATAAAAGGACCGAAGGGCTCCCTAGAGCGTACCGTTCATGATTTTGTTGAGGTCTCGCAAAAAGATAATGAGTTGAGGTTTTCTGTCCGTAACAGCGCCCAGAAAGGTGCGGTTGCAATGGCTGGGACAATGCGTTCACTGCTCTCAAATATGGTAGTTGGTGTTACAACTGGTTTTGAGAAAAAATTAAAACTGGTTGGTGTCGGTTACCGGGCTCAATTACAAGGAAAAGTTCTCAATCTCACATTAGGATTTTCTCATCCGGTGAGTTATGAGTCACCCGAAGGTATAACCATTGAAACACCTTCTCAGACCGAGATCGTGATAAAAGGTGCTGACAAGCAGGCCGTAGGGCAAGCTGCTGCCGACATTCGTGCTTACCGTCCACCTGAGCCTTATAAGGGTAAGGGTGTACGCTATGCTGATGAGCGTATCGTAATGAAAGAAGCCAAGAAGAAATAACCTAGGGGCTCAGAGATGGATAAGAAACAATCACGCTTACGCCGCGCTCGTCGCGGTCGGGCTAAAATTAAAGAACTGGCAGTGCCGCGTCTGTGTGTATTCCGCACGCCACGCCATATATATGCACAGGTTATCGCTCCAAATAGTGCAGAGGTTGTATGTTCAGCTTCTACCGCAGAGAGTAGTGTTGCTGAGCAGATTAAATACACTGGCAATGCTGATTCGGCTGTTGCAGTTGGCAAGATTGTCGCTGAGCGTGCTAAAAGCGCAGGTATCACCAAGGTTGCTTTCGATCGTTCAGGCTTCAAATACCATGGCCGTGTTAAGGCTTTGGCTGATGCTGCTCGCGAGAATGGCTTGGAATTCTAAGGGGTTAATTGTGGCTAGATTTGATCAAAATAATTCCAACTCTGATGATTTGTTGGAAAAACTGGTAGCTGTAAATCGCGTTGCCAAAGTAGTTAAAGGCGGTCGTATTTTCGGCTTTACAGCACTGACGGTTGTTGGTGATGGTAACGGCAAAGTAGGATTCGGTCGTGGTAAGGCGCGTGAAGTGCCTGCTGCTATTCAGAAGGCGATGCAGGAAGCGCGTAAAAACTTGAAAAGTGTCAGCCTCACGAATGGCACCCTTCAGCATCCCATTACCTCAACTCATGGGGCAGCAAAAGTCTTTATGCAGCCCGCATCTGAGGGTACTGGGATTATTGCTGGTGGCCCTATGCGTGCGGTATTTGAGGCGGTTGGTGTGCATAATGTGCTTGCTAAGTGCATTGGATCCACCAATCCCATTAATGTTGTCCGTGCAACGGTCAAGGGCCTAGCAGAGATGACTTCTCCTGAAGAAGTGGCTGCTAAGCGTGGTAAAACAGTTAGTGAGATTATGGACTAAACGATGGCTAATAGTACGATTAAAGTAACTTTGGTGCGTAGTGCCAGTGGTCGTCTGGCTGCGCACAAAGCGTGTGTTTCTGGTCTGGGTATACGTCGCATTCGCCAAACTGTTGAAGTGCAAGACACTCCTGAGAATCGAGGCATGATTAACAAAGTGTCTTACATGCTTAAGGTTGAGGACAACTAAGATGCGATTAAATACTTTAAAGCCTGCCGAGGGTGCAAAAAAAGCGGCCAAACGTGTAGGTCGTGGTATCGGCTCTGGACATGGTAAGACATGTGGCCGTGGTCACAAGGGACAAAAATCCCGCTCAGGTGGTATGCCCAAGATCGGCTTCGAAGGTGGCCAAATGCCACTTTACCGCCGCCTCCCAAAGGTTGGCTTTCGTTCACGCAAGGCAGCCTTTACAGCTGAAGTTCGTCTCAATGAAATAGACGCTGTTAGTGCTGATGTTATTGATTTATTGTCATTAAAGGCAGCGAATGTGATTCGTGACAATATTAAGTCAGTAAAGATTATTCTTTCGGGTGAAGTGACTAAGGCGGTCACAATTAGTGGCTTAGGTGTGACCAAAGGTGCCCGGGCTGCAATTGAAGCAGCTGGTGGGAAAATCGAGGCGTAATGGCTGCTCCAGGAATGAATGCAGGTTCATCGACAGGCGGTGGGAATCTTAGCGAGCTAAAGCGCAGGCTGCTTTTTTTGCTCGGTGCGATTATCGTTTTCCGTATCGGTGCACATATCCCTGTCCCAGGGATTAACCCTGATGCGCTTGCTGCACTGTTTGATCAGCAGCGAGGCACGATCGTCGACATGTTTAACATGTTCTCCGGTGGTGCTCTTGAGCGCCTGACACTCTTTGCTTTGGGTGTAATGCCCTATATTTCAGCATCCATCATCATGCAGTTGATGACATCGGTTGTGCCGAAGTTTGAGCAGCTGAAAAAAGAGGGTGAAGCCGGAAGGCGAAAAATAACCCAATATACACGCTATGGTACATTGGTCTTGGCTACATTCCAGGCGACGGGCATATCGATTGCACTGCAGTCTCAGAAAATTGGTTCGCTCTCGGTTGTGGTCGATCCAGGTACTGGCTTTATGGTGACTACCATATTGACGCTGGTCGCTGGAACCATGTTCCTTATGTGGCTGGGTGAGCAGGTAACTGAGCGTGGCATAGGTAATGGTATATCCATTATCATTTTCGCCTCGATCGTCTCTGGCTTGCCTTCAGCGATTGGTGGGACACTCGAATTGGCAAGGGTTGGTGAGATATCATCGCTGATGGTTATTGCCCTTGTGGTGATGGCGCTTGCAGTTACTGCATTTGTTGTTTTTGTTGAGCGAGGTCAGCGTAGAATTACTGTAAACTACGCCCGTCGACAACAAGGACGTAAAATGATGGCTGGTCAGGCAACTCACTTGCCACTCAAACTCAATATGGCTGGTGTAATACCACCAATATTTGCTTCAAGTATTATCTTGTTTCCGGCAACAATTGCGGGATGGTTTGCGCAAGGTGAGGGTATGGGTTGGCTGCAGGATATTGCTACCTTGCTCTCACCTGGTCAGCCGCTATACGTGACTTTTTATGCAGTTGCGATTATATTTTTCTGCTTTTTTTACACGGCTCTGGTATTTAATCCGCGTGAGACTGCGGATAACTTAAAGCGATCTGGTGCATTCATCCCGGGCGTAAGGCCCGGTGAGAATACGGCTAGATATATTGATAAAATCATGTCCCGTCTGACATTTGTCGGTGCAGGGTACATCACTTTGGTCTGTCTACTGCCTGAGTTTCTTATATTGTATTGGAATGTGCCCTTCTACTTCGGAGGCACGTCATTGCTGATCATAGTTATAGTGATTATGGATTTCATGGCTCAAGTGCAAGCGCATCTGATGTCTATGCAATATGAAGGCATGATGAAAAAGGCCAACCTTAAAGGTTATGGTCGTGCGGGCAAGCCACGTTAAGTAATTACAAAGTCTATTGGAGTGTATTGATATGAAAGTACGTGCTTCTGTTAAAAAGTTGTGCCGTAACTGTAAAATTATACGTCGCAAGGGTGTGGTACGTGTTATCTGTAAAGAACCACGTCACAAGCAGCGCCAAGGTTAATAGCGCTTGCAAGTTATTTAAGTATTGAGTATTATTGCGCGCTTTCCGGGTCGCAGTGTTAATTAGGAGAACTTTAGAATGGCGCGTATTGCTGGCGTAAACATTCCAGATAATAAGCATACTGTTATTGCATTGACTGCAATTTACGGTGTAGGTCGTACCCGTGCACATCAAATTTGTGCAAATGCAGGTGTTGCAACTGATGCGAAGATTCGTGATTTAGCCGAGTCTGAGCTTCAGCTATTGCGTACAGAGACGGCAAAGTTAACTCTTGAAGGTGACCTCCGTCGCGAAGTTTCCATGAACATCAAGCGGCTGATGGATATGGGATGTTATCGTGGTATTCGTCATCGTCGCGGACTTCCGCTTCGTGGTCAGCGTACGCGCACCAATGCGCGGACACGGAAAGGGCCTCGTCGTCCAATTAAAAGATAATTTTGGGATTGTATAAGAATGGCTAAGACTCCAGTGCGCGCAAAAAAGCGTGTAAAACGTAATGTTGTTGATGGTATTGCCCATGTGCATGCCACTTTTAACAATACAATAATCACCATAAGTGATCGTCAAGGTAATGCGCTTTGTTGGGCTACATCTGGCGGCAGTGGCTTTCGAGGTTCACGAAAAAGCACCCCTTTTGCAGCGCAAATAGCTGCTGAACGTGCTGGTCAGGTAGCGCTCGATATGGGTGTGAAGAACCTTGATGTAAATGTCAAGGGGCCAGGCCCAGGTCGCGAATCAGCTGTGCGTTCATTGAACTCACTTGGTTTTAAGATTGGTACAATCTCAGATGTGACGCCTATTCCGCATAACGGATGTCGTCCACCTAAGAAGCGTCGAGTTTAATAGGAGAGAGATTTTGGCTAGGTATATTGGTCCCAAGTGTCGTCAGTGTCGCCGTGAAGGTGAGAAGCTCTTTTTAAAGGGTGAGAAATGCTATACAGCAAAATGCCCTATTGAGACTCGTGCTTATGCACCAGGGCAGCACGGACAAAAGAATGCGCGCCTTTCAAATTACGGCGTGCAATTACGAGCTAAGCAAAAGTTACGCCGTATCTACGGTATTCTCGAAGGTCAGTTCCGCCTTTACTACAAAGAAGCGGATAGAATCAAAGGCGCGACTGGTGAAAACCTATTACGCTTGCTGGAGTGTCGTCTAGATAACGTGGTATATCGTATGGGCTTCGCGGCATCACGCACTGAAGCACGCCAGTTGGTTAGGCACAACGGTGTAAGCGTTAATGGTCGCCGTGTAAACATTCCATCCTATTCAGTGCTAGCAAATGATGTTGTTGCCGTGCGAGAAGGGGCGAAGGCTCAGCTGCGCGTTAAAGGGGCTCTTGAGTCTGCACAGCAGCGTGGTTTTGCCGAATGGGTTGAAGTTGATTCGAAGAAGATGGAAGGTGTGTTTAAGTCTGCGCCTGAACGGTCTGAGTTGCCTTCAGATATCAACGAAAATCTTGTGGTTGAGCTCTACTCTAAATAACCGGTTCGTATCACTTTAGTGGCAACAATGTTGCGAGGAAAATTATGCAGGTAATAACAGATTTGTTGAAGCCGCGTCTGGTAAATGTTCAGCAGGTTAGCCATAATTTGGCGCGAGTGACATTGGAGCCGCTTGAGCGTGGGTTTGGCCATACTCTAGGGAATGCGCTGCGGCGTATTTTGCTCTCGTCAATGCCTGGTGCGGCTGTGGTAGAGGCTGAAATTGATGGTGTTCTCCACGAGTACAGCGCCCTTGAGGGTGTGCAAGAGGATGTCATTGAGATTCTTCTTAATCTTAAGGGTCTTGCCATAGTCATGCATGAAGGCGACTCTGCTGAGATCGTCCTCTCCAAGAAAGGTGAAGGTCCGGTTACTGCCGCTGACCTTGTGCTTCCTCATAATATAGAGTTGATCAACCCTGAACACCTTATCGCGACGCTGTCTAAAAAAGGTGCCCTCGAAATGCGCTTGAAGGTTGAGTCAGGTCGTGGATATCAGCCATCAACACAGCGCCAGTCAAATGATGAGGGCGACAAGGCAATTGGCCACCTCCTTCTGGATGCCTCTTTCAGTCCGGTTAGTCGCGTTTCATACAGTGTCGAGGCAGCCCGTGTTGAGCAGCGCACAAACCTTGACAAGCTGATACTTGAGCTTGAAACAAACGGCACAATTGACCCTGAGGATGCAATCCGTAAGGCGGCTACTATTTTGCAAGACCAGTTAACCTCATTTGTCGATCTGAAGGCGATTGAAGCTGCAAAGCCAGAAGAAAAAGAGCCAGAGATTGATCCGGTTCTTTTACGCCCAGTTGATGACCTTGAGTTGACGGTAAGGTCTGCGAATTGCCTGAAGGCAGAGCAGATTTACTATATTGGTGATCTTGTGCAGCGCACAGAAGTGGAGCTGCTCAAGACGCCTAACTTAGGTAAAAAGTCCCTTACAGAGATAAAGACCGTCTTGGCTCAGAGAGGTCTGTCACTTGGTCTTACGCTCGAGAGCTGGCCGCCTGCAGGTGTTGAAGATAAGGCATCCGCTTAAGTTTAATATATAAGCTGTATTTTAAGGATTTTACTATGCGTCACCGTAATATTGGTAGGCAGTTAAGCCGGAACAGTAGTCATCGCAAAGCAATGCTGCGCAATATGTCCGCTTCGCTGCTTGAGCACGAGCTGATTAAGACCACCGTGCCAAAAGCAAAAGAGGTTCGTCGCGTGATCGAGCCGCTCCTGACAATGGCAAAAGTTGACAATGTTGCCAATCGTCGCCGTGCATTTTCGGTGCTTCGTGATAAGGAGTTGGTTCGTAAGTTATTTGATGTCCTCGGTCCTCGCTATGTTGAGCGCCCCGGAGGCTACCTTCGCATTATGAAGTGTGGTTACCGGTCTGGAGATACGGCGCCTATGGCTTACTTAGAGCTTGTTGATCGCCCTGTTATTGAATCCGCTGAGGATGATCTTGACGCGGATGAGAGTTAATAAGAACTACTCTACCTTAGGTACGCATATTAGGTGTGTACCTGGATAATACCTGTTGAAATTTTATTAGAACAGCGTACTATCCCCAGCCATATTATGGGCCGTTAGCTCAGTTGGTAGAGCAGTGGACTTTTAATCCATTGGTCCTGCGTTCGAGTCGCAGACGGCCCACCATATTTAAATATTGTTTCACCCGTTTTAGTGTAAAAGTTTTGGGCCGTTAGCTCAGTTGGTAGAGCAGTGGACTTTTAATCCATTGGTCCTGCGTTCGAGTCGCAGACGGCCCACCATCATTCAAAGCCAGCTACTAGCTGGCTTTTTTGTTGATTTGCAATAACGCCTATTGGTTGCTGTGATAGCCGGAAGACAATGTCTCCTTGCTATTCAGGCAGCAAAAACCTAAAAAAGTTATTGACGGTGGATAGAAAAGGCGTAGAATGCGCCGCTCAGTCAGGTTAAAGCCGGGCAGAGAAGCGGCGAAGCCGGATTGTACTTAGGGTTAAATAATAAGTTCATGATTGGGATGAGTTGGTACTTAGCAAGCGCATATTGTTGTTCAAGTATTTGATAAGTAGATAATTTTAAATACTTATTGACAAGCAAAACTGGCGGAGTATAATTCGCCACCTCGAATCGAAAGACTCGAACCGCTCTTTAAAAAATTGATCAAGTAATCTGTGTGGGTGCTTGCGTTAGAGGTAGATCGAAAGAACTATCGATGTAAGTAGTCTCACAATCTAAGTTTTAAATTTAGAAAGTCAGAAGTACTATCGAGCCAAGATTTGATGTTTTGAATAAAGCATCACAATAAGATTAAACTGAAGAGTTTGATCCTGGCTCAGATTGAACGCTGGCGGCATGCTTAACACATGCAAGTCGAACGGTAACAGGTCTAGCTTGCTAGGCGCTGACGAGTGGCGGACGGGTGAGTAATGCATAGGTATCTGCCTAACAGTGGGGGACAACCTGGTGAAAACCAGGCTAATACCGCATACGTCCTACGGGAGAAAGCGGGCTTCGGCTCGCGCTGATAGATGAGCCTATGTCGGATTAGCTAGTTGGTGAGGTAACGGCTCACCAAGGCGACGATCCGTAGCTGGTCTGAGAGGATGATCAGCCACACTGGGACTGAGACACGGCCCAGACTCCTACGGGAGGCAGCAGTGGGGAATATTGGACAATGGGGGCAACCCTGATCCAGCAATGCCGCGTGTGTGAAGAAGGCCTTCGGGTTGTAAAGCACTTTCAGGAGTGAGGAAAGGATGATGGTTAATACCCATTATCTGTGACGTTAGCTCCAGAAGAAGCACCGGCTAACTCTGTGCCAGCAGCCGCGGTAATACAGAGGGTGCAAGCGTTAATCGGAATTACTGGGCGTAAAGCGCGCGTAGGTGGTTAGTTAAGTTGGATGTGAAAGCCCTGGGCTCAACCTGGGAATGGCATTCAAAACTGGCTGACTAGAGTATGGTAGAGGGAAGGGGAATTCCAGGTGTAGCGG
Above is a genomic segment from Gammaproteobacteria bacterium containing:
- the rpmC gene encoding 50S ribosomal protein L29 codes for the protein MNASELREKSVDELNVELQNLLREQFNLRMQKGTGELAKPSLVAEVRKNIARVKTVLNQKTQES
- the rpsQ gene encoding 30S ribosomal protein S17 — encoded protein: MTEQAKSTRTQTGCVISSKMDKSVTVMIERKVRHPVYGKYVKRSTKLHVHDEQNVCNDGDTVTISECRPLSKTKSWTLVEVVSKAK
- the rplN gene encoding 50S ribosomal protein L14; protein product: MIQMQSLLDVADNSGARKLMCIKVLGGSHRRYAGVGDVIKVSIKEAIPRGKVKKGDVYSAVVVRTRKGVRRSDGSLIRFDGNAAVLLNSKLEPIGTRIFGPVTRELRGDRFMKIVSLAPEVL
- the rplX gene encoding 50S ribosomal protein L24, whose amino-acid sequence is MMRKIRKGDEVVVLTGKDKGKRGAVSIVHANGRLVVEGVSVVKKHVKPNPMRGVAGGIVEQEASIDGSNVAIFNAVTGKADRVGFRVLEDGKKVRFFKSNNELIDA
- the rplE gene encoding 50S ribosomal protein L5 gives rise to the protein MARLQEFYRDTVVQKLMDQFGYKSVMEVPRITKVTLNMGLGEALVNKKVLESALGDMTKIAGQKPIVRNARKSVAGFKVREGWPIGCKVTLRSYRMYEFMDRLINVSLPRVRDFRGMNVKSFDGRGNYSMGINEQIIFPEIDYDKIDALRGMDITVTTTAKTDEEGRALLAAFSFPFKS
- the rpsN gene encoding 30S ribosomal protein S14 — its product is MAKVSMINRESKRTKLVAKYATKRAELKKRSVDLELSPEERRDAMQALHALPRDASPVRQRSRCQITGRPHGVYRKFGLARNKLREAAMRGDIPGLVKSSW
- the rpsH gene encoding 30S ribosomal protein S8 — translated: MSMQDPIADMLTRIRNALGANKATVSMPYSGKKMAIAVVLKDEGYISNASLEGEGAKAELVIELKYHSGKPVIDQIKRVSRPGLRIYRGKDELPKVMAGLGVSIISTSAGVMSDRAARKAGCGGEVLCFVA
- the rplF gene encoding 50S ribosomal protein L6, coding for MSRIANNPVVIPAAVEVSLKGSQVSIKGPKGSLERTVHDFVEVSQKDNELRFSVRNSAQKGAVAMAGTMRSLLSNMVVGVTTGFEKKLKLVGVGYRAQLQGKVLNLTLGFSHPVSYESPEGITIETPSQTEIVIKGADKQAVGQAAADIRAYRPPEPYKGKGVRYADERIVMKEAKKK
- the rplR gene encoding 50S ribosomal protein L18, whose product is MDKKQSRLRRARRGRAKIKELAVPRLCVFRTPRHIYAQVIAPNSAEVVCSASTAESSVAEQIKYTGNADSAVAVGKIVAERAKSAGITKVAFDRSGFKYHGRVKALADAARENGLEF
- the rpsE gene encoding 30S ribosomal protein S5; translation: MARFDQNNSNSDDLLEKLVAVNRVAKVVKGGRIFGFTALTVVGDGNGKVGFGRGKAREVPAAIQKAMQEARKNLKSVSLTNGTLQHPITSTHGAAKVFMQPASEGTGIIAGGPMRAVFEAVGVHNVLAKCIGSTNPINVVRATVKGLAEMTSPEEVAAKRGKTVSEIMD
- the rpmD gene encoding 50S ribosomal protein L30, producing MANSTIKVTLVRSASGRLAAHKACVSGLGIRRIRQTVEVQDTPENRGMINKVSYMLKVEDN
- the rplO gene encoding 50S ribosomal protein L15, giving the protein MRLNTLKPAEGAKKAAKRVGRGIGSGHGKTCGRGHKGQKSRSGGMPKIGFEGGQMPLYRRLPKVGFRSRKAAFTAEVRLNEIDAVSADVIDLLSLKAANVIRDNIKSVKIILSGEVTKAVTISGLGVTKGARAAIEAAGGKIEA
- the secY gene encoding preprotein translocase subunit SecY; amino-acid sequence: MAAPGMNAGSSTGGGNLSELKRRLLFLLGAIIVFRIGAHIPVPGINPDALAALFDQQRGTIVDMFNMFSGGALERLTLFALGVMPYISASIIMQLMTSVVPKFEQLKKEGEAGRRKITQYTRYGTLVLATFQATGISIALQSQKIGSLSVVVDPGTGFMVTTILTLVAGTMFLMWLGEQVTERGIGNGISIIIFASIVSGLPSAIGGTLELARVGEISSLMVIALVVMALAVTAFVVFVERGQRRITVNYARRQQGRKMMAGQATHLPLKLNMAGVIPPIFASSIILFPATIAGWFAQGEGMGWLQDIATLLSPGQPLYVTFYAVAIIFFCFFYTALVFNPRETADNLKRSGAFIPGVRPGENTARYIDKIMSRLTFVGAGYITLVCLLPEFLILYWNVPFYFGGTSLLIIVIVIMDFMAQVQAHLMSMQYEGMMKKANLKGYGRAGKPR
- the rpmJ gene encoding 50S ribosomal protein L36, which translates into the protein MKVRASVKKLCRNCKIIRRKGVVRVICKEPRHKQRQG
- the rpsM gene encoding 30S ribosomal protein S13, producing the protein MARIAGVNIPDNKHTVIALTAIYGVGRTRAHQICANAGVATDAKIRDLAESELQLLRTETAKLTLEGDLRREVSMNIKRLMDMGCYRGIRHRRGLPLRGQRTRTNARTRKGPRRPIKR
- the rpsK gene encoding 30S ribosomal protein S11, with the translated sequence MAKTPVRAKKRVKRNVVDGIAHVHATFNNTIITISDRQGNALCWATSGGSGFRGSRKSTPFAAQIAAERAGQVALDMGVKNLDVNVKGPGPGRESAVRSLNSLGFKIGTISDVTPIPHNGCRPPKKRRV
- the rpsD gene encoding 30S ribosomal protein S4, translated to MARYIGPKCRQCRREGEKLFLKGEKCYTAKCPIETRAYAPGQHGQKNARLSNYGVQLRAKQKLRRIYGILEGQFRLYYKEADRIKGATGENLLRLLECRLDNVVYRMGFAASRTEARQLVRHNGVSVNGRRVNIPSYSVLANDVVAVREGAKAQLRVKGALESAQQRGFAEWVEVDSKKMEGVFKSAPERSELPSDINENLVVELYSK
- the rpoA gene encoding DNA-directed RNA polymerase subunit alpha, with amino-acid sequence MQVITDLLKPRLVNVQQVSHNLARVTLEPLERGFGHTLGNALRRILLSSMPGAAVVEAEIDGVLHEYSALEGVQEDVIEILLNLKGLAIVMHEGDSAEIVLSKKGEGPVTAADLVLPHNIELINPEHLIATLSKKGALEMRLKVESGRGYQPSTQRQSNDEGDKAIGHLLLDASFSPVSRVSYSVEAARVEQRTNLDKLILELETNGTIDPEDAIRKAATILQDQLTSFVDLKAIEAAKPEEKEPEIDPVLLRPVDDLELTVRSANCLKAEQIYYIGDLVQRTEVELLKTPNLGKKSLTEIKTVLAQRGLSLGLTLESWPPAGVEDKASA
- the rplQ gene encoding 50S ribosomal protein L17, giving the protein MRHRNIGRQLSRNSSHRKAMLRNMSASLLEHELIKTTVPKAKEVRRVIEPLLTMAKVDNVANRRRAFSVLRDKELVRKLFDVLGPRYVERPGGYLRIMKCGYRSGDTAPMAYLELVDRPVIESAEDDLDADES